A single genomic interval of Nonomuraea rubra harbors:
- a CDS encoding AMP-dependent synthetase/ligase has product MGEVLEVRAEIERQIAGRTVCEQLRLAAEQHHDAPAYSDPDGEGWSTLSYGQARERVLEIAAAFVALGLEPGESVALMMVNRSEHVLADLGAVHAGGVGCTVYSTFAPDQIAFVADNVGARYAVLGGPADLARWEPVLDRLDGLRRIIMLDGAPAGDRFMSWADFLALGRERLAADPGQVEARWRAVTPDDVATVLYTSGTTGTPKGVPLTHTNIFYEVAATDRLTSLPVRGTQISYLTYAHIAERILSLYLPLVKVSHVHFCTDLANLGATLGQVRPMMFFGVPRVWEKMMARLLAVLATQPEEQQAAVREAMAAGAAYVEAGQYGRTITPEIQAAYEKADASLLSVIRGMIGFDRAEWTATGAAPLPDEVQHFYAGLGLKVIDVYGMTETTGAFTGNSPACYRLGTVGRAEPGVEIRIADDGEILTRSPLNTAGYLNRPEATAELVDADGWLHTGDIGTVDDDGFYRVVDRKKELIITAGGENISPAEIENHLKQHNLIGQALAYGDNRPHPVAVLTLDAEVAPGWAQARGITFGSLAELAEHPDVLAEVDAAVTAANAKLARVQQVKKWALLGVEWTAETEELTPSLKLKRRIIHTKYADIIEGLYGEPG; this is encoded by the coding sequence ATGGGCGAGGTCCTCGAGGTCCGGGCCGAGATCGAGCGGCAGATCGCCGGCCGTACCGTGTGTGAGCAGCTCCGGCTGGCGGCCGAACAACATCACGACGCACCCGCCTACTCCGACCCCGACGGGGAGGGCTGGAGCACCCTCAGCTACGGGCAGGCCCGCGAGCGGGTCCTGGAGATCGCGGCCGCGTTCGTCGCGCTCGGGCTGGAGCCCGGCGAGTCCGTGGCCCTCATGATGGTCAACCGCAGCGAGCACGTCCTGGCCGATCTCGGCGCGGTGCACGCGGGCGGCGTCGGCTGCACGGTCTACTCGACGTTCGCGCCCGACCAGATCGCCTTCGTGGCCGACAACGTGGGCGCCAGGTACGCGGTGCTCGGCGGCCCCGCCGACCTGGCCCGCTGGGAGCCGGTGCTCGACCGGCTGGACGGCCTGCGCAGGATCATCATGCTGGACGGGGCGCCGGCCGGCGACCGGTTCATGAGCTGGGCGGACTTCCTCGCCCTCGGCCGCGAGCGCCTGGCCGCCGACCCCGGCCAGGTCGAGGCGCGCTGGCGGGCCGTCACCCCTGACGACGTCGCCACCGTCCTCTACACCTCGGGCACCACCGGCACCCCCAAGGGCGTGCCGCTCACCCACACGAACATCTTCTACGAGGTCGCCGCCACCGACCGCCTCACCTCGCTGCCCGTGCGCGGCACCCAGATCTCCTACCTCACCTACGCGCACATCGCCGAGCGCATCCTCAGCCTCTACCTGCCCCTGGTCAAGGTCTCCCACGTGCACTTCTGCACCGACCTGGCCAATCTGGGCGCCACGCTCGGGCAGGTCAGGCCGATGATGTTCTTCGGCGTGCCGCGGGTGTGGGAGAAGATGATGGCCCGCCTGCTCGCCGTGCTCGCCACCCAGCCCGAGGAGCAGCAGGCCGCCGTACGCGAGGCCATGGCCGCCGGCGCCGCCTACGTCGAGGCCGGCCAGTACGGCCGCACGATCACCCCGGAGATCCAGGCCGCCTACGAGAAGGCCGACGCCTCGCTCCTGTCCGTCATCCGCGGCATGATCGGTTTCGACCGCGCCGAGTGGACCGCCACCGGCGCCGCGCCGCTGCCCGACGAGGTGCAGCACTTCTACGCCGGCCTCGGGCTCAAGGTCATCGACGTGTACGGCATGACGGAGACGACCGGCGCCTTCACCGGCAACAGCCCCGCCTGCTATCGCCTGGGCACCGTCGGCAGGGCCGAGCCCGGCGTCGAGATCCGCATCGCGGATGACGGCGAGATCCTGACCCGCAGCCCGCTCAACACCGCCGGCTACCTCAACCGCCCCGAGGCCACCGCCGAGCTCGTCGACGCCGACGGCTGGCTGCACACCGGCGACATCGGCACGGTCGACGACGACGGCTTCTACCGGGTCGTGGACCGCAAGAAGGAGCTGATCATCACCGCGGGCGGCGAGAACATCTCCCCCGCCGAGATCGAGAACCACCTCAAGCAGCACAACCTCATCGGCCAGGCCCTCGCCTACGGCGACAACCGGCCGCACCCGGTGGCCGTGCTGACGCTGGACGCCGAGGTGGCGCCGGGCTGGGCGCAGGCGCGCGGCATCACGTTCGGCTCGCTGGCGGAGCTGGCCGAGCACCCCGACGTGCTGGCGGAGGTGGACGCGGCCGTGACGGCGGCCAACGCCAAGCTGGCCAGGGTGCAGCAGGTCAAGAAGTGGGCGCTGCTCGGCGTGGAGTGGACGGCCGAGACCGAGGAGCTCACCCCCAGCCTGAAGCTGAAGCGGCGGATCATCCACACCAAGTACGCCGACATCATCGAGGGGCTCTACGGCGAGCCGGGCTGA
- a CDS encoding NAD(P)-dependent oxidoreductase, with protein sequence MSRIVVFGAGGRAGVRVVAEAAGRGHEVTAVVRDPGRYPQLGGARVKVVAGDVTDGGSVASVAAGHDVALQVSARLDVPSEEFYTAATRALVDGLGRAGVPRLVALGIGSLLEVSPGVRLADTPGFPADARAFSMGHAAELELLEASALDWVVIAPPPVFLDAEAARTGRYRFGDGRVPEAREGDPVFSYADLAVALVDEAETAAHRRVQVAVSY encoded by the coding sequence GTGAGCAGGATCGTGGTGTTCGGGGCCGGCGGGCGGGCCGGGGTGCGGGTGGTCGCGGAGGCGGCCGGGCGCGGGCACGAGGTGACGGCCGTGGTGCGGGATCCCGGCAGGTACCCGCAACTGGGCGGCGCGCGGGTGAAGGTGGTCGCGGGGGACGTCACCGACGGCGGCAGCGTGGCCTCGGTGGCGGCGGGGCACGACGTGGCGCTTCAGGTGTCGGCGCGGCTGGACGTGCCGTCGGAGGAGTTCTACACCGCCGCCACGCGGGCGCTGGTGGACGGGCTGGGGCGGGCGGGAGTGCCGCGGCTGGTGGCGCTCGGCATCGGGAGCCTGCTGGAGGTCTCGCCCGGCGTGCGGCTCGCCGACACTCCCGGGTTCCCCGCCGACGCGCGGGCGTTCTCGATGGGGCACGCGGCCGAGCTGGAGCTGCTGGAGGCGTCGGCGCTCGACTGGGTGGTGATCGCGCCGCCGCCCGTCTTCCTGGACGCGGAGGCCGCCAGGACGGGACGGTACCGGTTCGGGGACGGGCGGGTGCCGGAGGCGAGGGAGGGGGATCCGGTGTTCTCGTACGCGGACCTGGCCGTGGCGCTCGTGGACGAGGCGGAGACCGCCGCGCACCGGCGGGTCCAGGTGGCCGTCTCCTACTGA
- a CDS encoding winged helix-turn-helix transcriptional regulator has protein sequence MAEPLDPDLFTGCPPVAAPIRIGDKWTAKIIRCLEPGPRRFTELQTPLRGITPKVLTESLRAMERDGLLTRTAYDEIPPRVEYELTELGRSLIEPMNAGCEWSRKHLSELMRARDAWYASS, from the coding sequence ATGGCCGAGCCTCTCGATCCGGACCTGTTCACCGGCTGCCCGCCGGTCGCCGCGCCGATCCGCATCGGCGACAAATGGACCGCCAAGATCATCCGCTGCCTGGAGCCGGGGCCGCGCCGCTTCACCGAGCTCCAGACCCCGCTGCGCGGCATCACCCCCAAGGTGCTCACCGAGTCCCTGCGCGCCATGGAGCGCGACGGCCTGCTCACCCGCACCGCCTACGACGAGATCCCGCCGCGCGTCGAGTACGAGCTCACCGAGCTCGGCCGCAGCCTCATCGAGCCGATGAACGCGGGCTGCGAGTGGTCCCGCAAGCACCTGTCCGAGCTCATGCGCGCCCGCGACGCCTGGTACGCCTCCTCCTGA
- the moaA gene encoding GTP 3',8-cyclase MoaA, which yields MLRDSFGRVATDLRVSLTDKCNLRCTYCMPPEGLDWLPSAKLLTADEIVRLVTIGVERLGITEVRYTGGEPLLRRELVDIVGRTTTLTPEPQISLTTNGIGLARLAEPLAAAGLHRVNVSLDTLDPATFKRLAHRDRHADVIAGLAAADAAGLRPVKVNAVLMRGVNDHEAVPLLRWCLEQGYELRFIEQMPLDAQHGWSREDMVTADEILKLLSASFDLTPDDLEERGSAPAERFLVDGGPARVGVIGSVTRPFCGACDRVRLTADGQIRNCLFATEESDLKTPMRDGASDEELAARWMAAVSRKRAGHGIDDPAFLQPSRPMSAIGG from the coding sequence ATGTTGCGAGACTCGTTCGGACGGGTGGCGACGGATCTGCGGGTGTCCCTCACGGACAAGTGCAATCTGCGCTGTACGTACTGCATGCCGCCCGAGGGGCTCGACTGGCTGCCGAGCGCCAAGCTCCTGACGGCCGACGAGATCGTCCGCCTGGTGACGATCGGCGTCGAGCGCCTGGGCATCACCGAGGTGCGCTACACCGGCGGCGAGCCCCTGCTCAGGCGCGAGCTGGTCGACATCGTCGGCCGCACCACCACGCTGACCCCCGAGCCCCAGATCTCCCTGACCACGAACGGCATCGGCCTGGCCCGCCTCGCGGAGCCGCTCGCCGCCGCGGGGCTGCACCGGGTGAACGTCTCCCTCGACACCCTCGACCCCGCCACGTTCAAGCGGCTCGCGCACCGCGACAGGCATGCCGACGTGATCGCCGGGCTGGCCGCCGCCGACGCCGCGGGCCTGCGCCCCGTCAAGGTGAACGCCGTGCTGATGCGCGGCGTCAACGACCACGAGGCCGTCCCGCTGCTGCGCTGGTGCCTGGAGCAGGGGTACGAGCTGCGCTTCATCGAGCAGATGCCGCTCGACGCACAGCACGGCTGGAGCCGTGAGGACATGGTCACCGCCGACGAGATCCTCAAGCTCCTGTCGGCCTCCTTCGACCTGACCCCCGACGACCTGGAGGAGCGCGGCAGCGCCCCGGCCGAGCGGTTCCTCGTGGACGGCGGCCCCGCCAGGGTCGGGGTGATCGGCTCGGTGACGCGGCCGTTCTGCGGCGCGTGCGATCGGGTCAGGCTGACCGCCGACGGCCAGATCCGCAACTGCCTGTTCGCCACCGAGGAGTCCGACCTGAAGACGCCGATGCGCGACGGCGCCTCCGACGAGGAGCTGGCCGCGCGGTGGATGGCGGCGGTGTCCCGCAAGCGGGCGGGCCACGGCATCGACGACCCGGCGTTCCTGCAGCCGTCCCGCCCCATGTCCGCCATCGGCGGCTGA
- a CDS encoding DUF6457 domain-containing protein, with the protein MHVLNEWTALACKELGIDPATVDRDQILDLTKEVAHGVARPAAPLTAYLLGLAQGAGTAPEDAVARLTTLAKNWAEATTETLTDG; encoded by the coding sequence ATGCACGTGCTCAACGAATGGACCGCGCTGGCCTGCAAGGAGCTGGGGATCGACCCGGCGACCGTGGACCGCGACCAGATCCTCGACCTGACCAAGGAGGTCGCCCACGGCGTCGCCAGGCCGGCCGCGCCGCTGACGGCGTACCTACTCGGCCTCGCCCAGGGGGCAGGCACCGCGCCCGAGGACGCCGTGGCACGCCTGACCACATTGGCGAAAAACTGGGCGGAAGCGACCACTGAGACGCTGACAGACGGCTGA
- a CDS encoding DUF3099 domain-containing protein, whose protein sequence is MKGWRRKPAVHQVTDARPSLTADIRKREISYLIKMGIRTICLILAVVVPVPWPYRLLFIAAAVFLPYIAVIGANERSNDAPPPTFQSPEANQTEIPLHRREIGS, encoded by the coding sequence ATGAAGGGGTGGCGCAGGAAACCAGCCGTCCACCAGGTCACCGACGCCCGGCCGTCGCTGACCGCGGACATCCGTAAGCGTGAGATCAGCTACCTCATCAAGATGGGGATCCGCACGATCTGCCTGATCCTGGCGGTCGTGGTGCCGGTGCCGTGGCCGTACCGGCTGCTGTTCATCGCTGCCGCGGTCTTTTTGCCATACATAGCGGTAATCGGGGCCAATGAGAGGTCCAACGATGCCCCTCCGCCTACCTTTCAGTCCCCTGAGGCTAACCAAACCGAGATACCGCTGCATCGACGCGAGATCGGGTCGTGA
- a CDS encoding dodecin, with protein MTDRTYRVTEIVGTSGESVDQAIRNGIRRASQTLRHLDWFEVTEVRGHIDAGEIAHYQVGMKVGFRLEDS; from the coding sequence ATGACGGATCGCACGTACCGGGTCACCGAGATCGTCGGCACCTCAGGGGAGAGCGTCGACCAGGCCATCCGCAACGGCATCAGGAGGGCCTCGCAGACGCTGCGGCACCTCGACTGGTTCGAGGTGACGGAGGTTCGCGGGCACATCGACGCGGGGGAGATCGCGCACTACCAGGTCGGCATGAAGGTGGGCTTCCGCCTCGAGGACTCCTGA
- a CDS encoding low molecular weight phosphatase family protein, with the protein MAIPPAASDAAPGRGEFRLLLVCTANICRSAMAEVIAQAMLHSAALPVVTGSAGVAAMAGHPMAPHAITALDRLGLNGRAHRARLLDPGLVASSDLLLTMEDGHRAVAVHLDPRAAAKTFTLPEFAQLAAGAGQRRYRSDTVDRARAIVRSAAERRAGRRPLEVYDPYGGPPEGYEACAKTLGESLSHALAALLGPR; encoded by the coding sequence ATGGCCATTCCTCCCGCCGCGAGCGACGCGGCACCCGGACGAGGTGAGTTCCGCCTCCTGCTGGTCTGCACGGCCAACATCTGCCGCTCCGCCATGGCCGAGGTGATCGCCCAGGCGATGCTCCACTCCGCGGCCCTGCCCGTGGTCACGGGCAGCGCGGGGGTCGCGGCGATGGCCGGCCACCCCATGGCCCCGCACGCGATCACCGCCCTCGACCGGCTCGGCCTGAACGGCAGGGCCCACCGCGCCAGGCTGCTGGACCCCGGCCTGGTCGCCTCGTCCGACCTGCTGCTCACCATGGAGGACGGGCACCGCGCCGTCGCCGTCCACCTCGACCCGCGGGCGGCGGCCAAGACGTTCACGCTGCCCGAGTTCGCCCAGCTGGCGGCGGGCGCGGGCCAGCGCCGCTACCGCTCCGACACGGTGGATCGGGCCAGGGCGATCGTCCGGTCGGCGGCCGAGCGCCGCGCCGGGCGGCGCCCGCTGGAGGTGTACGACCCGTACGGCGGCCCGCCGGAGGGCTACGAGGCGTGCGCCAAGACGCTCGGAGAGTCCCTCAGCCACGCCCTGGCCGCCCTCCTGGGCCCCCGCTGA
- a CDS encoding metallopeptidase TldD-related protein: MVERALGLSRNDGCVVLVDEDSTANLRFAGNTLTTNGVARSARLTVISIAGQGVGVVSRTAVRADQLADVVAAAEAAARDAQPAEDARALVEAGPASVHWGDEVRPTDIGVFEGFAPALGEAFAAAEAGGRKLYGFAEHSLTSTFLGTSTGVRLRHDQPTGRLELNAKSGDLKRSAWTGVATRDFTDVDVAALGSSLAQRLEWAKTRVDLPAGRYETLLPPSAVADLMIYMFWSSGARNALDGRSVFARPGGGTRVGEQLATLPVTLSSDPGAAGVACAPFVTAHASSRDSSVFDNGLPLGRTDWIRDGRLEALLQTRYSAELSGLPVTPGVDNLIMTGPAGGPAPSLEEMIASTRRGLLVTCLWYIREVDPQTLLLTGLTRDGVYLVEHGEVVGEVNNFRFNESPVDLLGRLAEVGGSGQTLPREWNDYFQRTIMPAVRVPDFNMSTVSQAS, translated from the coding sequence ATGGTGGAGAGGGCTCTGGGGCTCTCCCGCAACGACGGCTGCGTGGTGCTCGTGGACGAGGACTCCACGGCGAACCTGCGGTTCGCGGGCAACACGCTGACCACGAACGGCGTCGCCCGCTCCGCCCGGCTGACCGTGATCTCGATCGCGGGGCAGGGCGTGGGGGTGGTGTCGCGGACGGCCGTACGCGCCGACCAGCTCGCCGACGTGGTGGCGGCGGCCGAAGCGGCGGCCCGCGACGCGCAGCCCGCCGAGGACGCCCGCGCGCTCGTCGAGGCGGGCCCCGCCTCGGTGCACTGGGGCGATGAGGTGCGGCCGACCGACATCGGGGTGTTCGAGGGGTTCGCGCCGGCGCTGGGCGAGGCGTTCGCGGCGGCGGAGGCGGGCGGCAGGAAGCTGTACGGGTTCGCGGAGCACTCGCTGACCTCGACGTTCCTCGGCACGTCCACGGGCGTGCGGCTGCGGCACGACCAGCCGACCGGCCGGCTGGAGCTGAACGCCAAGTCCGGCGACCTGAAGCGGTCCGCGTGGACGGGCGTGGCCACGCGCGACTTCACCGACGTGGACGTGGCGGCGCTCGGCTCCTCGCTGGCGCAGCGGCTGGAGTGGGCCAAGACGCGGGTGGACCTGCCGGCGGGCCGGTACGAGACGCTGCTGCCGCCGAGCGCGGTGGCCGACCTGATGATCTACATGTTCTGGTCGTCGGGGGCGCGGAACGCGCTCGACGGGCGCTCGGTGTTCGCCAGGCCGGGCGGGGGCACCCGCGTGGGCGAGCAGCTCGCCACGCTGCCCGTCACGCTGTCGAGCGATCCGGGGGCGGCGGGCGTCGCGTGCGCGCCGTTCGTGACCGCGCACGCCTCCAGCAGGGACAGCTCGGTGTTCGACAACGGGCTGCCGCTGGGGCGGACCGACTGGATCAGGGACGGGCGGCTGGAGGCGCTGCTGCAGACCCGCTACTCGGCCGAGCTGAGCGGGCTGCCGGTGACGCCCGGCGTCGACAACCTCATCATGACCGGGCCGGCGGGCGGGCCCGCGCCCTCGCTGGAGGAGATGATCGCCTCCACGCGGCGGGGGCTGCTGGTGACCTGCCTGTGGTACATCCGCGAGGTGGACCCGCAGACGCTGCTGCTGACGGGGCTGACCCGCGACGGGGTGTACCTGGTGGAGCACGGCGAGGTCGTGGGCGAGGTGAACAACTTCCGGTTCAACGAGAGCCCGGTCGACCTGCTGGGGCGGCTGGCGGAGGTGGGCGGGAGCGGGCAGACGCTGCCGCGCGAGTGGAACGACTACTTCCAGCGGACGATCATGCCGGCGGTGCGGGTGCCGGACTTCAACATGTCCACGGTGAGCCAGGCGAGCTGA